One Pagrus major chromosome 11, Pma_NU_1.0 genomic region harbors:
- the b3galt2 gene encoding beta-1,3-galactosyltransferase 2, producing MQWRRRHCCPIKMTWTVKRSLFRTHVAGLLSLALLFTLFLFFSHQEWLPGRSGPRENPLAYTVRGFRSPKGEANQSNSLRSLWKETGYVAPKPLLNLSSQQADGAAGEAAGGGGGGGGARMGVMGLGDSMSTNNSLQKEMGVGGRLSAQPYRYILNEPFKCRDSTPFLILLIAAEPGQADARNAIRQTWGNESTAMGLGFVRLFLLGAGKSSDTSLQSSIEEESRVYHDIIQQEYQDTYYNLTIKTLMGMNWVATYCPHASYVMKTDSDMFVNTEYLIQKLLKPELPPKQRYFTGYLMRGYAPNRNKDSKWYMPPELYPSERYPIFCSGTGYVFSGDMAELIYQASLSIRRLHLEDVYVGICLAKLRIDPVPPPNEFLFNHWRVSYSSCKYSHLITSHQFHPNELIKYWNHLQSNKHNACINMTKEKNGRYRHRKFHGERPP from the coding sequence ATGCAGTGGAGACGGCGGCACTGCTGTCCCATCAAGATGACCTGGACCGTCAAGCGTTCGCTCTTCCGGACCCATGTGGCCGGCCTCCTCTCGCTCGCTCTGCTCTTCACCCTCTTCTTATTTTTCAGCCACCAGGAATGGCTGCCGGGACGCAGTGGGCCCCGGGAGAACCCGCTGGCCTACACAGTCAGGGGCTTCCGCAGTCCCAAGGGAGAAGCCAACCAAAGCAACTCCCTGAGGAGCCTGTGGAAGGAGACGGGATATGTAGCGCCAAAGCCTCTGCTCAACCTCAGCTCTCAGCAGGCAGATGGGGCAGCGGGGGAGGcggcaggaggaggggggggaggaggaggagccaggATGGGTGTAATGGGGCTTGGGGACTCCATGAGCACTAACAACAGTTTACAGAAGGAAATGGGTGTAGGAGGAAGGCTCAGTGCTCAGCCCTACCGCTACATCCTGAACGAGCCCTTCAAGTGTCGGGACAGCACCCCCTTCCTCATCCTACTAATCGCTGCAGAACCCGGCCAGGCTGATGCCCGCAACGCCATCCGCCAGACATGGGGGAATGAGAGCACAGCCATGGGTCTGGGGTTCGTCCGTCTTTTTCTGCTTGGCGCAGGAAAGAGCTCAGACACCTCCCTCCAGAGCAGCATAGAGGAAGAGAGTCGTGTTTACCACGACATCATCCAACAGGAATATCAGGACACTTACTACAACCTGACCATCAAAACCCTGATGGGCATGAACTGGGTGGCCACCTATTGCCCACATGCCTCCTATGtgatgaagacagacagcgaCATGTTTGTCAATACTGAGTATCTCATCCAAAAGCTGCTGAAGCCAGAGCTGCCTCCCAAGCAGAGGTACTTCACTGGCTACCTGATGAGGGGCTATGCACCAAACCGAAACAAAGACAGCAAGTGGTACATGCCACCGGAGCTGTACCCAAGCGAGCGCTACCCGATATTCTGCTCGGGCACGGGGTACGTGTTCTCAGGGGACATGGCCGAGCTGATCTACCAGGCCTCTCTCAGCATACGCAGGCTGCACCTGGAGGACGTTTATGTGGGGATCTGCCTGGCGAAGCTGCGCATCGACCCAGTGCCCCCTCCCAACGAGTTCCTCTTCAACCATTGGCGGGTGTCTTACTCCAGTTGTAAGTACAGCCACCTGATCACATCCCATCAATTCCACCCCAATGAACTCATCAAGTACTGGAACCACTTGCAGAGCAACAAGCACAACGCCTGTATCAACATGACCAAGGAAAAGAACGGCAGGTACAGACACCGAAAGTTTCACGGAGAGAGGCCTCCTTGA